A part of Sulfurimonas sp. HSL-1716 genomic DNA contains:
- a CDS encoding response regulator transcription factor — MNKILMIEDDLELAEILTEYLEQFDFKVITEDDPFKAVSILKLEPFDLVILDLTLPGMDGLEVCEAIRERQDIPIIISSARSDVTDKVSALELGADDYMPKPYDPRELEARIHSVLRRYETKILQKDEMKSDFKCDASSMQISYKGRALDLTNAEYGILSYMIQKQGNVVSREDLIHNVNAINEDSSNKSIDVMVGRIRNKLGDKSLIESVRGVGYKLIK; from the coding sequence ATGAATAAAATACTTATGATAGAAGATGATCTGGAATTAGCGGAGATACTAACGGAGTATCTTGAGCAGTTTGATTTTAAAGTGATTACAGAAGATGATCCGTTTAAAGCTGTAAGCATCTTAAAACTTGAACCTTTTGATCTGGTGATATTGGACTTGACGTTACCGGGAATGGACGGTTTGGAGGTCTGCGAGGCCATACGTGAACGTCAGGATATACCTATTATCATCTCTTCGGCGCGCAGCGACGTTACCGATAAGGTGAGCGCTTTGGAACTCGGAGCCGATGATTATATGCCAAAACCCTATGATCCTCGAGAACTGGAGGCCCGTATACATTCCGTACTCCGTAGATACGAGACCAAGATTCTGCAAAAAGATGAAATGAAAAGCGACTTTAAATGTGACGCATCATCCATGCAGATCAGCTACAAAGGACGTGCTTTGGATCTTACAAACGCCGAATACGGAATACTCTCGTATATGATCCAAAAACAGGGCAATGTCGTTTCACGAGAAGACCTTATCCATAACGTAAACGCCATAAACGAAGATTCGTCGAACAAAAGTATCGATGTTATGGTCGGGCGTATAAGAAACAAACTCGGTGACAAATCACTTATCGAATCTGTTCGCGGCGTAGGGTATAAACTTATTAAATGA
- a CDS encoding ArsS family sensor histidine kinase — protein MKRHAVLLTVLFALSVTLISVSYIFWEFFQLNYKRYVNNIFNKHSIITQLFHEYQQNRSSLAIFEANLAIYNMSTISEKSSKEILKKGKILKEDGEKQIDSTIFFSKDMIYRQNVTSHMRTTMLQYKRSIYFYINSDTGTIMIIDNSLKPYKPWSLISAYVSIISIIIISFMLILQRLRPLIRLFQRIALFGEGNLNVSFKVKGSDEIAVIANELETARIKINSILEARTLFLRNIMHELKTPIAKGTIATQMLDSQKQRDRFTSIFGRLETIVNDFAMIEEVTSLTCKQEFSEYRLVDIIDGAIDMSMVDGVHVSVDVSASVKMNANYRLYTTAIKNMIDNAMKYSPDKHINIVMKEEELCFESNGEKLKHPLSFYIEPFSKESPSKNSFGLGLYLVDSILKAHKQVLAYEYEEGVNRFIFAKDV, from the coding sequence ATGAAGCGCCACGCAGTATTACTAACCGTTCTGTTCGCATTGAGCGTGACGCTTATCAGCGTCAGCTACATCTTTTGGGAGTTTTTTCAGTTAAACTACAAAAGATATGTGAACAATATCTTCAATAAACACTCGATCATTACACAGCTTTTTCATGAGTACCAGCAAAACAGAAGTTCTCTTGCTATCTTTGAAGCCAATCTTGCTATTTATAATATGTCTACTATCTCGGAAAAATCGAGTAAGGAGATATTGAAAAAAGGAAAGATACTAAAAGAGGACGGAGAAAAGCAGATTGACAGTACGATCTTTTTCAGCAAAGATATGATCTACAGACAAAATGTCACCTCGCATATGAGAACCACCATGCTGCAGTATAAGCGTTCGATCTATTTTTATATAAACTCCGATACGGGGACCATTATGATCATAGACAACTCGTTAAAACCCTATAAACCCTGGAGCCTGATCTCGGCATATGTGAGTATCATATCCATTATCATCATCTCCTTCATGCTGATCCTACAGCGGCTGCGGCCGCTTATCAGGCTTTTTCAGCGTATCGCTTTGTTCGGCGAGGGTAACTTGAACGTTTCGTTCAAAGTAAAAGGAAGCGATGAGATAGCCGTTATCGCAAACGAACTGGAGACTGCAAGGATAAAGATAAACTCTATTTTAGAAGCGAGAACTCTGTTTTTGCGAAACATCATGCATGAGCTGAAGACGCCGATCGCAAAAGGTACGATAGCGACTCAGATGCTGGATTCGCAAAAACAGCGCGACAGGTTCACCTCTATCTTCGGGCGTTTAGAGACGATCGTAAACGATTTTGCGATGATAGAGGAGGTCACTTCTCTTACCTGCAAACAGGAATTTTCGGAATACAGGCTGGTGGACATCATCGACGGAGCCATCGATATGTCGATGGTTGACGGCGTACATGTGAGCGTTGATGTAAGCGCATCGGTGAAGATGAACGCCAATTACAGGCTTTACACGACGGCGATAAAGAACATGATAGACAATGCGATGAAATACTCTCCCGATAAACATATCAACATCGTGATGAAAGAGGAAGAACTTTGTTTTGAGAGCAACGGCGAGAAGCTCAAACATCCGTTAAGCTTTTATATAGAGCCTTTTAGTAAAGAATCGCCCTCAAAAAACAGCTTCGGACTCGGTCTTTATCTGGTGGATTCCATCTTAAAAGCGCACAAGCAGGTATTAGCATACGAATATGAAGAGGGCGTGAACAGATTCATCTTTGCAAAAGATGTCTGA
- a CDS encoding glucose-6-phosphate isomerase yields the protein MKNKFYFDTKPNKKILDFISEERKEIGFYELCHSDVTPYEEFAKTVNAKDIVVIGIGGSALGTSAIYKFLKYTNNYAKTLHVLETTDPIVIGDELDKIDLKNAFFCVISKSGTTVETISVFKYIASIVEIDKNNCTVITDEDSLLEKFAQDNDIKVFHIPHNVGGRFSVLSAVGLVPLCIIGVDIKALLAGAKKIYNSFFNQDGYDTSLLKKATYYAQTSNTYNINCLFSYSEVFREFNAWYVQLWGESLGKKQMHSQLHVGLTPVGLIGPTDQHSFLQLIVDGKRDKSVTVIKINNFDTSMKVPNNSLKHLESLDILNGLKFSELINMQADSIIESLASFEHIPLDVIEISQINEESMGELIYYYELLTALVAKMLDINAYDQPGVEMGKVILKEKLKGK from the coding sequence ATGAAAAATAAGTTTTATTTTGATACGAAACCGAACAAAAAGATCCTTGATTTCATCAGTGAGGAAAGAAAAGAGATAGGATTTTACGAGTTATGCCACTCGGATGTGACACCTTATGAAGAGTTCGCAAAAACGGTAAATGCCAAAGATATAGTCGTCATAGGCATCGGCGGAAGCGCACTTGGAACATCCGCTATCTATAAATTTTTAAAATACACAAACAACTATGCAAAAACGCTTCACGTACTGGAAACCACAGACCCCATCGTCATAGGCGACGAACTTGACAAGATCGATCTGAAAAACGCATTTTTCTGTGTTATCAGCAAATCGGGAACGACGGTGGAAACCATCTCCGTATTTAAATATATCGCTTCCATCGTAGAGATAGACAAGAACAACTGTACCGTCATAACAGACGAAGACTCTCTGCTTGAAAAATTTGCACAAGACAACGACATAAAGGTCTTTCATATCCCTCATAACGTGGGCGGCCGTTTCTCGGTGCTGAGTGCAGTTGGTCTTGTACCGCTTTGCATCATCGGAGTGGATATAAAAGCGCTTCTTGCAGGAGCGAAAAAGATATATAACTCGTTTTTCAATCAAGACGGATATGACACTTCGCTCTTAAAAAAAGCGACCTACTACGCCCAGACCTCAAATACCTACAACATAAACTGTCTTTTCAGCTACTCGGAGGTGTTCCGCGAGTTTAACGCCTGGTATGTCCAGCTCTGGGGCGAAAGCCTTGGGAAAAAGCAGATGCATTCGCAGCTTCACGTAGGACTCACCCCCGTTGGGCTTATAGGACCGACGGATCAGCATTCGTTTTTGCAGCTCATCGTCGACGGCAAACGCGACAAAAGCGTCACCGTCATCAAGATAAATAACTTCGACACCTCGATGAAAGTGCCGAACAACTCTTTAAAACATCTGGAGTCCTTGGATATTTTAAACGGACTGAAGTTCTCCGAACTCATCAACATGCAGGCTGATTCCATCATAGAATCTTTGGCATCGTTTGAGCATATCCCTCTTGACGTCATAGAGATATCTCAAATAAACGAAGAATCTATGGGAGAGCTTATCTATTACTACGAACTTCTGACCGCACTGGTAGCCAAGATGCTCGACATAAACGCTTACGATCAGCCCGGCGTCGAGATGGGCAAAGTGATCTTAAAAGAGAAACTAAAAGGAAAATGA
- the rho gene encoding transcription termination factor Rho gives MAEQTTTTSTNKKTTKSRTHTPVQGHKIEDLRTKTTAELVIIANELAVENPNELKRQDIIFEILKAQVAQGGFILFTGILEVMPDGYGFLRTIDKDFGDSVHDAYVSSTQIKRFALRNGDSVTGQVRPPKDQERYYALLKIEAINYLPPEESKKRPLFENLTPLYATDQIKLEYQANKLTGRMMDLFAPIGRGQRGLVVAPPRTGKTELLKEIANGITHNHADMDLMVLLVDERPEEVTDMERSVKGEVYSSTFDMPAKNHVKVAEMVIERAKRRVELGRDVVILLDSITRLARAYNTVTPSSGKVLSGGVDANALHKPKRFFGAARNIENGGSLTIIATALIETGSKMDEVIFEEFKGTGNSELVLSRKISDRRIYPAIDILKSGTRKEELLIAPEILQKVFILRSMLHKQDDEVEALKFLYTTMQKNKTNAEFLESMNNQ, from the coding sequence ATGGCTGAGCAAACAACAACCACAAGCACGAACAAAAAAACTACGAAGAGCCGTACTCATACTCCCGTTCAAGGGCATAAGATCGAGGATTTGAGAACCAAGACGACCGCAGAACTCGTTATCATTGCAAACGAGCTGGCGGTAGAGAATCCAAATGAGCTCAAGCGTCAGGATATCATATTTGAGATACTAAAAGCACAGGTCGCTCAAGGCGGATTTATCCTCTTTACGGGAATACTCGAAGTAATGCCCGACGGTTACGGATTTTTACGTACGATAGACAAAGATTTTGGAGACAGCGTACACGACGCTTACGTATCAAGTACACAGATCAAACGTTTTGCCCTTCGTAACGGGGACAGCGTCACGGGACAGGTGCGTCCTCCAAAAGATCAGGAGCGTTACTACGCACTTCTTAAAATAGAAGCGATCAACTACCTTCCGCCTGAAGAGAGCAAAAAACGTCCTCTTTTTGAAAATCTTACCCCGCTATATGCAACCGATCAGATAAAGTTAGAGTATCAGGCAAACAAGCTCACAGGGCGTATGATGGACCTTTTCGCGCCTATCGGCCGCGGTCAGCGCGGTCTTGTAGTCGCTCCTCCAAGAACCGGTAAAACGGAACTTTTAAAAGAGATAGCAAACGGTATTACGCATAACCATGCCGATATGGATTTGATGGTACTTCTAGTCGATGAGAGACCAGAAGAGGTAACGGATATGGAGAGAAGCGTAAAAGGAGAGGTTTACAGCTCGACTTTCGATATGCCTGCAAAAAACCATGTAAAAGTCGCAGAGATGGTGATAGAGCGTGCAAAACGCCGCGTCGAGCTTGGACGCGACGTCGTTATCCTGCTTGACTCTATTACCCGTCTTGCCCGTGCATACAACACCGTTACGCCTTCAAGCGGCAAAGTGCTCTCAGGCGGGGTCGATGCAAACGCTCTGCATAAACCAAAACGTTTCTTCGGTGCCGCACGTAACATAGAAAACGGCGGAAGCCTTACCATCATAGCGACCGCGCTAATCGAAACGGGTTCGAAGATGGATGAAGTGATCTTCGAGGAGTTCAAAGGTACGGGTAACTCCGAGCTTGTGTTAAGCCGCAAGATCTCCGACAGACGTATTTACCCTGCTATCGACATCCTTAAATCCGGAACCCGTAAAGAGGAGCTTCTTATCGCTCCTGAAATACTTCAAAAGGTGTTTATCCTCCGTTCTATGCTTCATAAGCAGGACGATGAGGTCGAAGCGCTCAAATTCCTATATACCACGATGCAGAAAAACAAAACGAATGCAGAGTTTTTAGAAAGTATGAACAATCAATAA
- the murI gene encoding glutamate racemase — MKVGVFDSGIGGLTVVKSLLKHRFFEEIIYFGDTARVPYGIKDKNTIIRYAIEAVEFFKNFELDLIIVACNTVSAYALEEMRENSSCPVIGVIESGALAAQNAITSKESNILIIGTKATINSRSYEEKLHALGYTNLQAKATGLFVPLVEEEIYEGEIIQSAFHHYFNAIEAPSAVILGCTHFPLIANALQDYFGKKCLLIHSGDAIAQQLEKEFDFTKRYASPELKFFASENPDALRNIAKKWLDL; from the coding sequence ATGAAAGTAGGTGTTTTTGACAGTGGTATCGGAGGATTGACGGTTGTTAAATCACTTCTTAAGCACCGGTTTTTCGAAGAGATCATCTATTTTGGCGACACTGCCAGAGTCCCTTACGGTATCAAAGACAAAAATACTATTATCCGTTATGCCATCGAGGCTGTAGAGTTTTTCAAAAACTTCGAACTGGATCTTATTATCGTCGCATGTAACACCGTGAGCGCGTATGCGCTTGAGGAGATGAGAGAAAATTCTTCCTGCCCCGTTATCGGCGTTATCGAATCGGGAGCCCTTGCCGCGCAGAATGCCATCACTTCTAAAGAATCCAATATTCTCATCATCGGTACGAAGGCGACGATAAATTCGAGATCTTATGAAGAGAAGCTTCACGCTCTGGGGTATACGAACCTGCAGGCAAAAGCTACAGGTCTTTTCGTTCCGCTCGTGGAGGAGGAGATATACGAGGGAGAGATAATACAATCTGCTTTTCATCACTATTTTAACGCCATTGAGGCTCCGAGTGCCGTCATCCTCGGATGCACTCACTTTCCTCTTATCGCAAATGCTTTGCAAGACTATTTCGGCAAAAAGTGCCTGCTTATTCATTCGGGAGACGCCATAGCGCAGCAGCTAGAAAAAGAGTTCGATTTTACAAAAAGATACGCATCTCCCGAGTTGAAGTTTTTTGCTTCGGAGAACCCTGATGCCTTGCGAAATATTGCGAAAAAATGGCTGGATTTATGA
- a CDS encoding putative quinol monooxygenase, which translates to MTITKRVTFIAKPDGIEKMKELLTAMVIPSQAEDGCIFYEIFQYENKPEKFMAVETWRDEAALDGHKASAHYKIYKSSYEPYCLDKYTDELEVLG; encoded by the coding sequence ATGACGATCACCAAACGTGTGACATTTATTGCCAAACCTGATGGAATCGAGAAGATGAAAGAGCTTTTAACTGCGATGGTCATACCTTCGCAGGCTGAAGACGGTTGTATATTTTACGAGATATTTCAATATGAGAACAAACCTGAAAAATTTATGGCGGTAGAGACTTGGAGAGACGAAGCAGCACTTGACGGGCATAAAGCTTCAGCACACTACAAGATATACAAATCAAGTTATGAACCTTACTGTCTTGATAAATATACGGATGAACTGGAAGTTCTGGGCTAA
- the lsrK gene encoding autoinducer-2 kinase produces the protein MSYLMAIDAGTGSVRAVIFDTKGKQISVSQREWTHLEEPGVPNSMSFDCQNNWLLVCECIKESLKNADLKGEEITALSATSMREGIVLYDNEGNELFAVANVDARACDEVKYLKENFPGIEEEFYAISGQTFALGALPRIMWLKNNREDVYEKVSRISMIGDWILFKLSGIIATDPSNGGTTGIFSLKDRDWQSEMAAKTGLKDDIFPPCLEVGTLMGTVSEKAAHETELCLSTKVVMGGGDVQLGSAGLGVVNEGDAAILGGSFWQQIVNISSGVIPPKDISVRVNPHVVKGQSQAEGITFFSGLVMRWFRDAFCDMEKLEAQKRGMDVYAVLEEKAKSVPAGSHGIIPIFSDSMKYGRWYHAAPSFLNLSIDPTVCNRISMFRSLQENAAIVSSINLQKIKEFTGIEIDTVVFAGGASKGTLWPQILADVTGCSVKIPKVTEATALGAAMAAGVGAGIYEDIVSAANRLVVWDKTYEPNMQNKQIYDELKTKFEHAYSAQLKLVDEGVTTSMWKAPGL, from the coding sequence ATGAGTTATTTGATGGCCATAGACGCAGGAACGGGAAGCGTAAGGGCGGTGATCTTCGATACAAAAGGCAAGCAGATAAGCGTGTCTCAAAGAGAGTGGACGCATCTTGAAGAACCGGGTGTGCCAAACAGTATGAGCTTTGATTGTCAAAACAACTGGCTTCTTGTCTGCGAATGTATAAAAGAATCTTTGAAAAATGCGGATCTCAAAGGCGAAGAGATAACGGCTCTGAGCGCTACGAGCATGCGTGAGGGGATCGTGCTTTACGATAACGAGGGCAATGAGCTTTTTGCAGTAGCCAACGTAGATGCAAGAGCCTGTGATGAGGTAAAGTATCTCAAAGAGAACTTTCCCGGCATCGAAGAGGAGTTTTACGCCATCTCAGGTCAGACCTTTGCTCTTGGAGCGCTTCCCCGAATCATGTGGCTGAAAAACAACAGAGAAGATGTCTATGAAAAGGTATCGCGTATCTCCATGATAGGAGACTGGATACTTTTCAAGCTTAGCGGTATTATCGCGACGGATCCGAGCAACGGGGGCACTACGGGGATATTCTCGCTTAAAGACAGAGACTGGCAAAGCGAAATGGCGGCAAAGACCGGCCTAAAAGATGATATTTTTCCTCCATGTCTGGAGGTCGGCACGCTTATGGGAACAGTGAGCGAAAAAGCCGCACATGAGACGGAGCTTTGTTTATCTACAAAGGTCGTGATGGGAGGAGGCGACGTCCAGCTCGGTTCTGCCGGTCTGGGTGTCGTAAACGAAGGTGATGCGGCGATTTTGGGAGGATCGTTCTGGCAGCAGATCGTCAACATTTCAAGCGGTGTCATACCTCCAAAAGATATCTCTGTGCGCGTTAATCCGCATGTCGTAAAGGGGCAGTCACAAGCCGAAGGGATAACCTTTTTCAGCGGTCTTGTGATGCGGTGGTTCAGAGATGCCTTTTGCGACATGGAAAAACTCGAAGCCCAAAAAAGAGGCATGGATGTTTACGCGGTTTTGGAAGAGAAAGCCAAAAGCGTACCTGCGGGCTCGCACGGCATCATTCCCATCTTCTCCGATTCTATGAAATACGGCAGATGGTATCATGCCGCTCCGAGCTTTTTAAACCTCTCTATCGATCCAACTGTATGCAACCGTATTTCGATGTTTAGAAGCCTGCAGGAAAATGCGGCGATAGTATCGAGCATAAACCTGCAGAAAATAAAAGAGTTTACGGGCATCGAGATAGATACCGTCGTATTTGCCGGAGGAGCGAGCAAAGGCACCCTTTGGCCTCAGATACTCGCAGACGTCACGGGATGCAGTGTCAAGATCCCAAAAGTAACCGAAGCGACGGCTTTGGGTGCGGCAATGGCCGCTGGTGTCGGAGCGGGGATATACGAAGATATAGTGTCTGCGGCAAACAGATTGGTTGTCTGGGATAAAACGTATGAGCCAAACATGCAAAACAAGCAGATCTATGATGAGCTAAAAACAAAGTTCGAGCATGCTTACAGCGCTCAGTTGAAGCTTGTAGACGAAGGCGTGACGACCTCTATGTGGAAGGCTCCCGGGCTGTAA
- a CDS encoding GGDEF domain-containing protein has product MQTTLTQTWLDRLDLLDIAFQPILNIHTGKIYAVEALLRNVEDAGFKSIFSLFDKVYKEGILYPFDIKLREIAFEKFTTIPGYKEIKLFYNLDNRLFEIKNYSHGNTKRLLEQFDISKDNICFEISERHEITQECDITTVLKHYQDEDFCIAIDDFGVGHSGYKLLYESTPNVIKIDRFFLSGIETNMKKKLLVRNITNLAVQFGIKVIAEGVETKEELLTCKDIGCHYIQGYLIQRPTLNAKEIKPRYEEIVEILKSDKRAKDINSQINAYIDRAKPFDIKTKTAEVLKYLKENPNISIMPIVNSLDEPMGILQDKEIKNFLYSPYGMSLLNNDFTQKTKLKNLMTPCGTADINSDISTIIELFSNNPESVGILITKNSKYVGFLSARAIITIMNEQNLIFAREQNPLTKLPGNMAIDRYLAGISDDNCILCYFDLDNFKAYNDNYGFRNGDRVIMLFADILKQNLPGEFFKAHIGGDDFFVAVKFHKNGEIAYVNAIKEIIEKFSQDVKAFYSQEDLQRGYIVAKDRECKTREFALLSVSASVIVIKTKTKRDLESINMVLSFQKKIAKNDNTKICISSLL; this is encoded by the coding sequence ATGCAAACGACACTCACACAGACTTGGCTGGACAGGTTGGATCTTCTGGATATCGCCTTTCAGCCGATCTTAAATATCCATACCGGTAAAATCTATGCAGTCGAAGCTCTGCTGCGCAATGTCGAAGATGCCGGATTTAAGTCTATATTCTCTCTTTTTGACAAGGTATACAAAGAGGGTATCCTTTACCCTTTTGATATAAAACTAAGAGAGATCGCGTTTGAAAAATTCACTACCATACCCGGCTACAAAGAGATAAAACTTTTTTACAATCTTGACAACCGCCTTTTCGAGATAAAGAACTATTCTCACGGAAATACGAAAAGATTATTAGAACAGTTCGATATCTCAAAAGACAATATCTGTTTTGAGATATCCGAACGTCATGAGATAACTCAGGAATGCGATATAACCACAGTCTTAAAACATTATCAGGATGAAGATTTTTGCATAGCTATCGATGATTTCGGGGTAGGACATTCAGGGTATAAGCTTCTGTATGAAAGCACTCCAAACGTCATTAAGATAGACAGATTCTTTTTAAGCGGTATCGAAACGAACATGAAAAAAAAACTGCTTGTCAGAAACATAACGAACCTGGCGGTACAATTCGGTATAAAGGTCATAGCAGAAGGGGTGGAAACAAAGGAAGAGCTTCTAACCTGTAAGGATATCGGATGCCACTATATACAGGGGTATCTCATCCAAAGACCGACCTTGAACGCCAAAGAGATAAAACCTCGTTATGAGGAGATCGTGGAGATTCTAAAAAGTGATAAAAGAGCAAAAGATATAAACTCCCAGATAAACGCATACATAGACAGGGCAAAGCCGTTTGATATAAAGACAAAAACGGCGGAGGTACTCAAATATCTCAAAGAAAATCCGAATATAAGTATCATGCCCATTGTCAACTCTTTGGATGAACCGATGGGCATCCTGCAGGACAAAGAGATAAAGAACTTTTTGTATTCGCCTTACGGGATGTCGCTTTTAAACAACGATTTTACGCAAAAGACAAAACTGAAAAATCTGATGACACCATGCGGTACCGCCGATATCAACAGTGACATATCCACGATAATAGAGCTTTTTTCCAATAATCCCGAATCGGTCGGCATCCTTATTACAAAGAATTCAAAATATGTCGGATTTCTCTCTGCGCGTGCGATCATCACTATCATGAACGAACAGAATCTTATCTTTGCAAGAGAACAAAATCCGCTCACAAAACTGCCCGGCAATATGGCAATAGACAGATATCTTGCCGGTATTTCGGATGACAACTGCATCCTGTGCTATTTTGATCTGGACAATTTTAAGGCGTATAACGATAACTATGGATTTAGAAACGGGGACAGGGTGATAATGCTGTTTGCGGATATTTTAAAACAAAATCTTCCCGGCGAGTTTTTTAAAGCGCATATCGGCGGAGATGATTTCTTTGTCGCCGTCAAATTTCATAAAAACGGTGAGATCGCTTACGTAAATGCCATAAAAGAGATCATAGAAAAGTTTTCGCAAGACGTAAAGGCTTTTTATAGCCAAGAGGATCTGCAAAGAGGGTATATCGTGGCCAAAGACAGAGAATGCAAGACGAGAGAGTTTGCTCTGCTGAGCGTCAGCGCTTCTGTCATAGTGATAAAAACAAAAACAAAAAGAGATCTGGAGAGCATCAATATGGTTTTGTCTTTTCAAAAAAAGATCGCCAAGAACGACAACACGAAGATATGTATAAGCAGTTTGTTGTAA
- a CDS encoding ester cyclase, whose product MDNKQLVSEYYAMWNSHDFTKADLLLDGDVRFRGSLDIVANGIDGFKDYAKMLFEAFPNLYHAVEILISEGNVASAYVTYSGKHEGKLLDYEPTKKRISYSGASFFHFKNGKIASINVLGDLNSLYKQIGPS is encoded by the coding sequence ATGGACAACAAACAACTTGTGAGTGAATACTATGCTATGTGGAACAGTCATGATTTTACAAAAGCGGATCTATTGCTCGATGGCGACGTCCGTTTCAGAGGCTCTTTAGATATTGTCGCCAACGGCATAGACGGTTTTAAAGATTATGCGAAAATGCTCTTTGAGGCATTTCCCAACCTTTATCATGCCGTCGAGATCTTGATCTCTGAGGGAAATGTAGCTTCAGCTTATGTGACCTATTCAGGCAAACATGAAGGAAAACTTCTCGATTATGAACCGACAAAAAAACGTATCAGCTACTCCGGCGCTTCTTTTTTTCACTTTAAAAACGGAAAGATCGCCAGCATAAACGTCTTGGGGGATCTAAACTCCCTGTACAAACAGATCGGTCCTTCATAA